From a single Nymphaea colorata isolate Beijing-Zhang1983 chromosome 4, ASM883128v2, whole genome shotgun sequence genomic region:
- the LOC116252742 gene encoding extra-large guanine nucleotide-binding protein 3-like isoform X2 codes for MAEAVDEKQWQELLKTMLPPGASLPEEGKLDYSIALEYSGPPIPYEIPRVEPVNSPIPVATMVSSLANADNLETFSSPYVVEPISLPVPRTKNATGSSTYNPNRVAGDDFNLNEGDRSGDSSGTSQLVLPHSAAYSSPRQSQSSESAASASQNNESLGCSPSASRCLVRSHSTSPSRTAMNEGKRAPVVTFNTVDRSGRKEMGTNRSSENLQFQNARLGIGSQKERKRGICSRCGRGSRLSDRESCLVCDAKYCINCVLRAMGSMPEGRKCVSCIGEPIDESKRLTLGKRSKILSRLLSPLEVRQIMKAEKECAANQLQPEQLIVNGRPLRQEELAELLACPSPPQKLKPGRYWYDKESGLWGKEGEKPDRIVSSNLNLGGKLSPDASNGNTKVFINGREITKTELRVLKVANVQCPPETHFWVYADGSYEEEGQNNIKGKIWEKASIRLMCSLFSLPVLPGNSQETHHDASNYSNRSVPEYLEHKRLHKLLLLGLPGSGTSTVFKQAKFLYGNNFTPEELQNIKLMIQSNLYRYLSVLLEGRERFEEEALLELGSPHPHDQNSGPGGSNGSPPECIYSIIPRLKHFSDWLLEIIAMGDLDAFFPAATREYAPLVEEVWKDPAIQETYKRRDELHFLPDAAEYFLDRAVEVSSNEYEPSERDILYAEGVTQGNGLAFIEFSLDDRSPMSEPYNENSESQPLTRFQLIRISTRGLKEGCKWMEMFEDVRLVTFCVALSDYDQLWADTGSNTLQNKMLQSKAMFETLIKHPCFCDTPFVLILNKYDLFEEKINKVPLGTCAWFQDFSPLKTQQNKQTLASQAYYYVAMKFKDLYASLTNRKLFVWQAKARERQTIDEAFKFIREVVKWDEEKDENFYGAAADESFYSTDLSSSPFIRQE; via the exons ATGGCAGAAGCTGTTGATGAAAAGCAGTGGCAGGAGCTGCTAAAAACTATGCTTCCTCCGGGAGCTTCTCTCCCGGAAGAGGGCAAACTTGACTACTCAATTGCTCTTGAATACAGCGGACCACCCATACCTTATGAAATTCCTAGAGTTGAACCTGTAAATTCACCAATCCCGGTGGCAACCATGGTCAGTTCTTTGGCCAATGCGGACAATTTGGAAACCTTTTCCAGTCCTTATGTGGTAGAACCGATCTCTTTGCCCGTTCCTCGTACGAAAAATGCCACAGGTTCTTCTACTTATAATCCAAATCGAGTTGCAGGCGATGATTTTAATTTGAATGAGGGAGATAGATCAGGAGATTCTTCAGGCACCAGCCAGTTGGTTTTGCCTCACTCAGCTGCATATTCAAGCCCAAGGCAGTCGCAGAGCTCGGAATCTGCTGCATCGGCGTCGCAGAATAACGAGTCTCTGGGATGCTCACCTTCGGCTTCTCGATGCTTAGTTCGCAGTCACTCCACAAGCCCATCTAGGACGGCCATGAATGAGGGGAAGAGAGCTCCTGTTGTGACTTTCAATACTGTTGACAGATCTGGAAGGAAAGAAATGGGCACCAACAGATCATCTGAGAACCTTCAATTCCAGAATGCACGTTTGGGGATCGGTTcacaaaaggaaaggaaacgAGGAATCTGCAGTAGATGTGGTAGAGGCAGCAGGTTGTCTGACAGAGAGTCCTGCCTTGTTTGTGATGCTAAGTATTGCATCAACTGTGTTCTTAGGGCGATGGGTTCGATGCCCGAAGGACGCAAATGTGTTTCGTGTATAGGGGAACCCATTGATGAATCCAAGCGATTGACTCTAGGAAAGCGCTCAAAGATTTTGTCTCGCTTGCTTAGTCCATTGGAAGTTAGGCAAATTATGAAGGCAGAAAAGGAATGTGCTGCTAATCAGCTTCAGCCAGAGCAATTAATCGTAAATGGGCGACCACTAAGACAAGAAGAATTGGCTGAATTATTAGCGTGCCCATCTCCTCCACAGAAGTTGAAGCCTGGAAGATACTGGTATGACAAGGAGTCGGGGTTATGGGGAAAg GAAGGAGAGAAACCAGACAGGATTGTCAGTTCAAATTTGAACCTGGGGGGAAAGCTGAGTCCTGATGCAAGCAATGGCAACACAAAGGTTTTCATCAATGGTCGGGAAATAACAAAGACTGAGTTAAGGGTGCTAAAG GTGGCAAATGTACAATGCCCACCTGAAACTCATTTCTGGGTCTATGCTGATGGAAGCTATGAGGAGGAAGGTCAAAATAACATTAAAGGGAAAATATGGGAGAAG GCATCCATACGGTTGATGTGTTCCCTCTTTTCCCTTCCGGTACTCCCTGGAAACTCTCAAGAAACACATCATGATGCTAGCAACTACTCTAATAGATCTGTGCCAGAATATCTAGAACATAAAAGACTTCATAAGCTTCTGCTCCTTGGACTTCCTGGCTCAGGAACCAGCACCGTCTTCAAGCAG GCGAAATTTTTATATGGTAACAACTTCACTCCAGAAGAGCTGCAAAACATAAAGCTTATGATTCAAAGCAACTTGTACAGATACCTGAGTGTTTTGCTTGAGGGAAGAGAACGCTTTGAGGAAGAGGCTTTACTTGAGTTGGGATCTCCTCATCCTCATGATCAAAACAGTGGACCGG GAGGGAGCAACGGTAGCCCACCCGAATGCATATATTCTATCATTCCAAGGCTGAAACACTTTTCTGACTGGCTCTTGGAGATCATTGCAATGGGAGATTTGGATGCTTTTTTCCCAGCGGCTACTCGGGAATATGCCCCGCTAGTGGAGGAGGTATGGAAGGATCCAGCAATCCAGGAAACGTACAAGAGAAGAGATGAACTCCATTTCCTTCCAGATGCTGCTGAATACTTCTTAGATCGG GCTGTTGAGGTCTCAAGTAATGAGTATGAACCATCAGAGAGAGATATATTGTACGCTGAAGGAGTAACCCAGGGCAACGGGCTAGCCTTCATTGAATTCTCATTAGATGATCGAAGTCCCATGTCTGAACCTTACAATGAAAACAGTGAGAGCCAGCCTCTTACCCG ATTCCAACTAATCAGAATAAGCACGAGGGGACTGAAAGAAGGGTGCAAGTGGATGGAAATGTTTGAAGATGTTCGTCTTGTAACCTTTTGTGTCGCCCTGAGTGACTATGACCAGTTGTGGGCAGATACAGGCAGCAACACCCTTCAAAACAAGATGTTGCAGAGCAAAGCAATGTTTGAGACGCTGATCAAGCATCCATGCTTCTGCGATACCCCTTTTGTTCTGATCCTTAACAAGTATGATTTGTTCGAAGAGAAAATAAACAAGGTGCCTCTCGGTACATGTGCATGGTTCCAGGATTTCAGCCCTCTGAAAACTCAGCAGAACAAGCAAACTCTAGCAAGCCAGGCTTACTACTATGTGGCAATGAAGTTCAAAGATTTGTATGCTTCGCTCACCAACAGGAAGTTGTTTGTATGGCAAGCAAAGGCTCGAGAAAGGCAGACGATTGATGAAGCATTCAAATTTATAAGGGAGGTTGTGAAATGGGATGAGGAGAAAGATGAAAATTTCTATGGTGCAGCAGCAGATGAATCTTTTTACAGCACTGATTTGAGCTCGTCACCCTTCATCAGGCAGGAGTAA
- the LOC116252742 gene encoding extra-large guanine nucleotide-binding protein 3-like isoform X1, producing the protein MAEAVDEKQWQELLKTMLPPGASLPEEGKLDYSIALEYSGPPIPYEIPRVEPVNSPIPVATMVSSLANADNLETFSSPYVVEPISLPVPRTKNATGSSTYNPNRVAGDDFNLNEGDRSGDSSGTSQLVLPHSAAYSSPRQSQSSESAASASQNNESLGCSPSASRCLVRSHSTSPSRTAMNEGKRAPVVTFNTVDRSGRKEMGTNRSSENLQFQNARLGIGSQKERKRGICSRCGRGSRLSDRESCLVCDAKYCINCVLRAMGSMPEGRKCVSCIGEPIDESKRLTLGKRSKILSRLLSPLEVRQIMKAEKECAANQLQPEQLIVNGRPLRQEELAELLACPSPPQKLKPGRYWYDKESGLWGKEGEKPDRIVSSNLNLGGKLSPDASNGNTKVFINGREITKTELRVLKVANVQCPPETHFWVYADGSYEEEGQNNIKGKIWEKASIRLMCSLFSLPVLPGNSQETHHDASNYSNRSVPEYLEHKRLHKLLLLGLPGSGTSTVFKQAKFLYGNNFTPEELQNIKLMIQSNLYRYLSVLLEGRERFEEEALLELGSPHPHDQNSGPGGGSNGSPPECIYSIIPRLKHFSDWLLEIIAMGDLDAFFPAATREYAPLVEEVWKDPAIQETYKRRDELHFLPDAAEYFLDRAVEVSSNEYEPSERDILYAEGVTQGNGLAFIEFSLDDRSPMSEPYNENSESQPLTRFQLIRISTRGLKEGCKWMEMFEDVRLVTFCVALSDYDQLWADTGSNTLQNKMLQSKAMFETLIKHPCFCDTPFVLILNKYDLFEEKINKVPLGTCAWFQDFSPLKTQQNKQTLASQAYYYVAMKFKDLYASLTNRKLFVWQAKARERQTIDEAFKFIREVVKWDEEKDENFYGAAADESFYSTDLSSSPFIRQE; encoded by the exons ATGGCAGAAGCTGTTGATGAAAAGCAGTGGCAGGAGCTGCTAAAAACTATGCTTCCTCCGGGAGCTTCTCTCCCGGAAGAGGGCAAACTTGACTACTCAATTGCTCTTGAATACAGCGGACCACCCATACCTTATGAAATTCCTAGAGTTGAACCTGTAAATTCACCAATCCCGGTGGCAACCATGGTCAGTTCTTTGGCCAATGCGGACAATTTGGAAACCTTTTCCAGTCCTTATGTGGTAGAACCGATCTCTTTGCCCGTTCCTCGTACGAAAAATGCCACAGGTTCTTCTACTTATAATCCAAATCGAGTTGCAGGCGATGATTTTAATTTGAATGAGGGAGATAGATCAGGAGATTCTTCAGGCACCAGCCAGTTGGTTTTGCCTCACTCAGCTGCATATTCAAGCCCAAGGCAGTCGCAGAGCTCGGAATCTGCTGCATCGGCGTCGCAGAATAACGAGTCTCTGGGATGCTCACCTTCGGCTTCTCGATGCTTAGTTCGCAGTCACTCCACAAGCCCATCTAGGACGGCCATGAATGAGGGGAAGAGAGCTCCTGTTGTGACTTTCAATACTGTTGACAGATCTGGAAGGAAAGAAATGGGCACCAACAGATCATCTGAGAACCTTCAATTCCAGAATGCACGTTTGGGGATCGGTTcacaaaaggaaaggaaacgAGGAATCTGCAGTAGATGTGGTAGAGGCAGCAGGTTGTCTGACAGAGAGTCCTGCCTTGTTTGTGATGCTAAGTATTGCATCAACTGTGTTCTTAGGGCGATGGGTTCGATGCCCGAAGGACGCAAATGTGTTTCGTGTATAGGGGAACCCATTGATGAATCCAAGCGATTGACTCTAGGAAAGCGCTCAAAGATTTTGTCTCGCTTGCTTAGTCCATTGGAAGTTAGGCAAATTATGAAGGCAGAAAAGGAATGTGCTGCTAATCAGCTTCAGCCAGAGCAATTAATCGTAAATGGGCGACCACTAAGACAAGAAGAATTGGCTGAATTATTAGCGTGCCCATCTCCTCCACAGAAGTTGAAGCCTGGAAGATACTGGTATGACAAGGAGTCGGGGTTATGGGGAAAg GAAGGAGAGAAACCAGACAGGATTGTCAGTTCAAATTTGAACCTGGGGGGAAAGCTGAGTCCTGATGCAAGCAATGGCAACACAAAGGTTTTCATCAATGGTCGGGAAATAACAAAGACTGAGTTAAGGGTGCTAAAG GTGGCAAATGTACAATGCCCACCTGAAACTCATTTCTGGGTCTATGCTGATGGAAGCTATGAGGAGGAAGGTCAAAATAACATTAAAGGGAAAATATGGGAGAAG GCATCCATACGGTTGATGTGTTCCCTCTTTTCCCTTCCGGTACTCCCTGGAAACTCTCAAGAAACACATCATGATGCTAGCAACTACTCTAATAGATCTGTGCCAGAATATCTAGAACATAAAAGACTTCATAAGCTTCTGCTCCTTGGACTTCCTGGCTCAGGAACCAGCACCGTCTTCAAGCAG GCGAAATTTTTATATGGTAACAACTTCACTCCAGAAGAGCTGCAAAACATAAAGCTTATGATTCAAAGCAACTTGTACAGATACCTGAGTGTTTTGCTTGAGGGAAGAGAACGCTTTGAGGAAGAGGCTTTACTTGAGTTGGGATCTCCTCATCCTCATGATCAAAACAGTGGACCGG GAGGAGGGAGCAACGGTAGCCCACCCGAATGCATATATTCTATCATTCCAAGGCTGAAACACTTTTCTGACTGGCTCTTGGAGATCATTGCAATGGGAGATTTGGATGCTTTTTTCCCAGCGGCTACTCGGGAATATGCCCCGCTAGTGGAGGAGGTATGGAAGGATCCAGCAATCCAGGAAACGTACAAGAGAAGAGATGAACTCCATTTCCTTCCAGATGCTGCTGAATACTTCTTAGATCGG GCTGTTGAGGTCTCAAGTAATGAGTATGAACCATCAGAGAGAGATATATTGTACGCTGAAGGAGTAACCCAGGGCAACGGGCTAGCCTTCATTGAATTCTCATTAGATGATCGAAGTCCCATGTCTGAACCTTACAATGAAAACAGTGAGAGCCAGCCTCTTACCCG ATTCCAACTAATCAGAATAAGCACGAGGGGACTGAAAGAAGGGTGCAAGTGGATGGAAATGTTTGAAGATGTTCGTCTTGTAACCTTTTGTGTCGCCCTGAGTGACTATGACCAGTTGTGGGCAGATACAGGCAGCAACACCCTTCAAAACAAGATGTTGCAGAGCAAAGCAATGTTTGAGACGCTGATCAAGCATCCATGCTTCTGCGATACCCCTTTTGTTCTGATCCTTAACAAGTATGATTTGTTCGAAGAGAAAATAAACAAGGTGCCTCTCGGTACATGTGCATGGTTCCAGGATTTCAGCCCTCTGAAAACTCAGCAGAACAAGCAAACTCTAGCAAGCCAGGCTTACTACTATGTGGCAATGAAGTTCAAAGATTTGTATGCTTCGCTCACCAACAGGAAGTTGTTTGTATGGCAAGCAAAGGCTCGAGAAAGGCAGACGATTGATGAAGCATTCAAATTTATAAGGGAGGTTGTGAAATGGGATGAGGAGAAAGATGAAAATTTCTATGGTGCAGCAGCAGATGAATCTTTTTACAGCACTGATTTGAGCTCGTCACCCTTCATCAGGCAGGAGTAA